A section of the Candidatus Methylomirabilota bacterium genome encodes:
- a CDS encoding ABC transporter permease, with product MGSWIPGFASSKAGAEVALGAGIVAAAFLCAALGARMAPYDASRYSPRETLRPPSATHVLGTDPLGRDVFSQIIVGARISMVVGILSVVAGMAAGTALGLVAGTFRGAGPDLLMRVMDAFLVFPSLVLALAITAFLGVSLWNVIGALAITFIPSFALLVRGEVVSLREREFIAAAWAQGASAGRVMWRHFLPNVSDVLLVQASFGVGTAILTEASLSFLGLGVPPPALSWGRMLREGYSYLVLAPWISIASGAAIFLVVLAFQVLSDGLRDLVGR from the coding sequence ATGGGATCGTGGATCCCCGGGTTCGCCTCCAGTAAGGCGGGCGCCGAGGTCGCGCTGGGGGCCGGCATCGTCGCGGCGGCGTTCCTCTGCGCGGCGCTCGGCGCCCGGATGGCCCCGTACGACGCGTCGCGCTACAGTCCGCGCGAGACCCTCCGGCCGCCCAGCGCGACTCACGTGCTCGGGACCGACCCGCTGGGGCGCGACGTCTTCAGCCAGATCATCGTCGGCGCCCGGATCTCGATGGTGGTGGGGATACTGTCGGTGGTGGCCGGGATGGCGGCGGGCACGGCGCTCGGGCTGGTGGCGGGCACCTTCCGCGGCGCCGGGCCCGACCTGCTCATGCGGGTGATGGACGCGTTTCTCGTCTTCCCCTCGCTCGTGCTGGCTCTCGCCATCACCGCCTTCCTCGGGGTGAGCCTCTGGAACGTGATCGGGGCGCTGGCCATCACGTTCATTCCGAGCTTCGCCCTCCTGGTCCGGGGTGAGGTCGTGTCGCTGCGCGAGCGGGAGTTCATCGCGGCCGCGTGGGCCCAGGGGGCGAGCGCCGGCCGCGTGATGTGGCGCCACTTCCTGCCGAACGTGAGCGACGTCCTGCTCGTCCAGGCCTCGTTCGGGGTCGGAACGGCGATCCTGACCGAGGCGAGCCTGAGCTTCCTGGGGCTCGGCGTTCCCCCTCCCGCACTGTCGTGGGGCCGCATGCTGCGGGAGGGCTATTCCTACCTGGTCCTGGCGCCGTGGATCTCCATCGCCTCGGGCGCGGCGATCTTCCTGGTGGTGCTGGCCTTTCAGGTGCTGTCGGATGGCCTCCGCGACCTGGTCGGTCGCTGA
- a CDS encoding TIGR03619 family F420-dependent LLM class oxidoreductase, with product MRFGVGLPTCREGTAYPVPYVRPQDFATLAARAEELGFYSLWANDHLTTPHVIQATQADAPNFYEPLITYASLTHVTRRLRLVLSVLVLPHRDVVVVAKQLATLDVLTGGRVMLGLGIGAYREEFEAVRPELRGANRGALLEEGIRALQLLFTQRRASLQGTHIRFAEIELAPKPMQRPFPIYVSAHEAAGFRRAGRLGDGLIVAGLARDRIGEARATMTAAAVQAGRDPARLSVHFQIWLSFGRDRAEAEAKLRQSQHFRRTVARDPERSEEKALAQYRAGNLFGHPDDVIQQLREFERLGVAHVGVVFLGSTRDELLADMELFAERVMPAFPEAEPAGGERS from the coding sequence ATGCGCTTTGGCGTCGGCTTGCCTACCTGCCGGGAGGGCACGGCCTATCCGGTCCCTTACGTCCGGCCCCAGGATTTCGCCACGCTGGCCGCCCGCGCCGAGGAGCTCGGCTTCTACTCGCTGTGGGCGAACGACCATCTGACGACGCCCCACGTCATCCAGGCCACCCAGGCGGACGCGCCCAACTTCTACGAGCCGCTGATCACCTACGCCTCGCTGACGCACGTGACGCGGCGGTTGCGCCTGGTGCTGAGCGTGCTCGTGCTGCCCCACCGCGACGTCGTCGTGGTGGCCAAGCAGCTGGCGACGCTGGACGTGCTGACGGGCGGGCGCGTCATGCTGGGACTCGGGATCGGGGCGTACCGCGAGGAGTTCGAGGCCGTCCGGCCCGAGCTCCGGGGGGCGAACCGCGGCGCCCTCCTCGAGGAAGGCATCCGGGCGCTCCAGCTCCTGTTCACGCAGCGGCGGGCGAGCCTTCAGGGGACGCACATTCGTTTCGCCGAGATCGAGCTGGCTCCCAAGCCGATGCAGCGGCCGTTCCCGATCTACGTGAGCGCCCACGAGGCGGCGGGCTTTCGGCGGGCCGGCCGGCTGGGGGATGGGTTGATCGTCGCCGGGCTCGCCCGCGATCGGATCGGCGAGGCCCGCGCGACCATGACGGCGGCGGCCGTGCAAGCCGGCCGGGACCCGGCGCGGTTGTCGGTGCACTTCCAGATCTGGCTGAGCTTCGGCCGGGACCGGGCGGAGGCCGAGGCGAAGCTGCGGCAATCTCAGCACTTCCGCCGGACGGTGGCCAGGGACCCCGAGCGCTCGGAGGAGAAGGCCCTCGCGCAGTACCGGGCCGGAAATCTATTCGGCCATCCCGACGACGTGATCCAGCAGCTGCGGGAGTTCGAGCGCCTGGGCGTCGCCCACGTGGGGGTCGTGTTCCTCGGCAGCACCCGAGACGAGCTCCTGGCGGACATGGAGCTCTTCGCCGAGCGCGTCATGCCCGCGTTTCCGGAGGCCGAGCCCGCCGGCGGCGAGCGATCGTGA